AGCGGCGGGATTTCCACCGAGCTGTCGGAACAGCTCGCGGAGTTCGGATTCGGCTGTTCCAAGGTGGTCTCGACCGGCAACTGCGCCGACCTTACCTGGCCCGATTACCTGGCCTATTTCCGGGAAGACCCGGCCACCCGGGTTGTGCTGCTTTACATGGAAGGGGCCGGCGAGGGTCGGGCCTTTTTCCGGGAAGCCCGGGACACGGCCCTGAAAAAACCGGTCATCATCATCAAGAGCGGCCGGACCCGGGAGGGCGGCCGAGCCGCCTCCTCCCACACCGGGTCTCTGGCCGGCTCGGATGACGTGTTCGACGGGGCCTGCCGTCAGGCCGGGCTGATCCGCGCCCGGACCCTGGAAGAAGCCGCCGTGCTGGCCGCGGCCTTTGTCACCACCCCCCTGCCAAAGGGCCGCCGGGTCTGTGTACTGACCGGCGGCGGCGGCCAGGGCGTACTGACCGCCGATGCCCTTGCGGACAGGGGCCTGGATCTGGCGCCGCTTCCCCCGGCCACCATTGCCGAACTCAAGAAGCATCTTCCGGCCTGGTGGAGTCCGAACAACCCGGTGGACATGGTGGCCGGCCTGGGCTACGGCGGCCCCAGGGAAATTATCCCCATTCTCATGGAAAGCGGCGCCTTTGACGGCGTCATCTTCAACGGCATCGGCTGGATTTATTCCATGGTCGATCCGGTCAATTTTCCCCAGGAACACAATCCGGTCAAAAAAGGCGCCCGGCGGGTGATTGATGAAGAGGTGGCTTTAAGCCAGGTGCTCATCGAGTATTCCGGCAAGTGGGGCCTGCCCCTGCTGGTCACTTCCAAGGTTCTGCGCCTGGCCATCCGCCGCAATTACGAGGCCATTCTCAACCTGCTCAACAAGGGCATCATGGTCTATCCCACCGCCCATGACGTGGTCAACGTCTTTGCGGCCCTGGCGGACCGGTATGAATTTTTAAAGAAGAATGGAGCGGTTTAACCCGGGCTTCGCCGGCGGGCTAATGCAGCCAGGCCGACAGCATCAGGATGGAAAGTCCGGCAGCCATGACGAACATGAGCTGCCGGACGGTGAAGTGCTTCACGATTCGCTGTCCAGGCCAAAGGCGGTATGCAGGACCTGCACGGCCAGTTCGGCGTATTTTTCCTCGATCACGCAGGAGATGCGGATCTCCGAGGTGCTGATCATCATAATGTTGATGTTTTCCTTGGCCAGGGCCGCGAACATGGTGGCGGCCACGCCCGAATGGCTCTTCATGCCCACGCCGATGACCGAGACCTTGGCGATGTTTTCCGCGGTCAGCACGTCTTCGGCCTTGATCTTCTTGGCCGTTTTCTTTGAAATGGCCAGGGCTTTCTTGAAATCCCCCCGGGGCACGGTGAAGGTCAGGTCGGTGTTGCCGCTGGCCCGGGTGTTCTGAATGATCATGTCCACCAGGATGTTGGCCTCGGCCAGGGGCGAGAAGATCTTGGAAGAAACGCCCGGCTGGTCCGGCACCCTGGTAAAGGTAATGCGGGCGGCATCCTTGGTGCAGGTCACTCCCGAAATAATCACCCGTTCCATTCCAACGGTTTCTTCATCAACAACCATGGTTCCTTCCTCCTCGCTGAAAGATGTTCTGACGTGCACCGGCACGTTGTATTTTTTGGCAAATTCCACGGAGCGGATCTGCAATACCTTGGCGCCCAGGCTGGCCATTTCCAGCATTTCGTCATAGCAGATGACGGGCAGCTTGCGGGCTTTTTTGCAGACCGAGGGGTCGGCGGTGTAGACGCCGTCCACGTCGGTGTAAATTTCGCAGACATCGGCCTTGATGCCGGCGGCAATGGCCACGGCCGAGGTGTCCGACCCGCCCCGGCCCAG
This genomic stretch from Thermodesulfobacteriota bacterium harbors:
- a CDS encoding aspartate kinase, translated to MSLIVQKFGGTSVGDIDRIRNVANRVIKTYKAGHDVVVVLSAMAGVTDSLIRLANQASTDPDPRELDALMATGEQTTVALMAMMLTDMGYKARSLLGHQADILTDSAATKARIISIGDAKIKQLLAEKYIVLVAGFQGYDKDGNITTLGRGGSDTSAVAIAAGIKADVCEIYTDVDGVYTADPSVCKKARKLPVICYDEMLEMASLGAKVLQIRSVEFAKKYNVPVHVRTSFSEEEGTMVVDEETVGMERVIISGVTCTKDAARITFTRVPDQPGVSSKIFSPLAEANILVDMIIQNTRASGNTDLTFTVPRGDFKKALAISKKTAKKIKAEDVLTAENIAKVSVIGVGMKSHSGVAATMFAALAKENINIMMISTSEIRISCVIEEKYAELAVQVLHTAFGLDSES
- a CDS encoding CoA-binding protein; this encodes MNERIQKMEKIFSPRSVALIGASNSFAKWGGIVSINVLLGGFAGKIYPVNPKEKAVHGLTAYPSVKDIPGPIDLAVIIVPADGVPEVISDCVAKAIPAAIVITSGFAELGDRGRVLQNEMLKRARAGGMVLVGPNGQGIAAPDAKFYPWFPTFRPDPGVIGIASQSGGISTELSEQLAEFGFGCSKVVSTGNCADLTWPDYLAYFREDPATRVVLLYMEGAGEGRAFFREARDTALKKPVIIIKSGRTREGGRAASSHTGSLAGSDDVFDGACRQAGLIRARTLEEAAVLAAAFVTTPLPKGRRVCVLTGGGGQGVLTADALADRGLDLAPLPPATIAELKKHLPAWWSPNNPVDMVAGLGYGGPREIIPILMESGAFDGVIFNGIGWIYSMVDPVNFPQEHNPVKKGARRVIDEEVALSQVLIEYSGKWGLPLLVTSKVLRLAIRRNYEAILNLLNKGIMVYPTAHDVVNVFAALADRYEFLKKNGAV